From a region of the Catalinimonas alkaloidigena genome:
- a CDS encoding glycoside hydrolase family 13 protein, which yields MKHLLLFCIGLSLLSCAGNRPPSSPEKIATSPEKAWWKEAVVYQLYPRSFKDSDGDGVGDLQGIVSQLDYLKSLGIDVVWLNPIYSSPNDDNGYDISDYRNIMAEFGTLQDFDQLLEGLHARDIRLVMDMVVNHSSDEHAWFQQSRRSRDNPYRNYYHWWNAERGTPTPRYSFFDVNNDAWQYDSLTNAYYLHYFSRKQPDLNWENPKVREEVHDIMRFWLDKGVDGLRLDAFQYVAKDTTFPAFPAGYEKQIIRYYGMGPHLHDYIREMNEEVFSQYDIMTVAEGAGSTFEDAMSLVDPERHELDMVYHFEGVDLGNTLAGYTLKDFKRVYTKWDSAFAEKGWLAIFLGNHDVPRMVSKFGNDRPEFRAASSKMLTTFILSMRGTPYYYNGDELGMTNADFNTISQYRDIAARNGYRAVQQNGGDLDLYLRELRALSRDHARTPFQWDTTAHAGFTTGTPWIAVNDNYLTVNVAVEEKDPRSVLNYFRRMIDLRKQYPDVLVYGRYTLLDEDNPQVYTYLREGGGRRMLVALNFSETTARTAVAVETEGATLLLSNEATTSPQLTTNGPLTLQPYEAVIYQLP from the coding sequence ATGAAGCACCTCCTCCTGTTCTGCATCGGCCTGTCCCTGTTGAGTTGCGCGGGCAATCGGCCGCCGTCGTCGCCCGAGAAAATTGCCACTTCCCCGGAAAAGGCGTGGTGGAAAGAAGCCGTAGTCTACCAACTGTATCCGCGCAGTTTCAAGGACAGCGACGGCGATGGCGTCGGCGATCTGCAGGGCATTGTTTCCCAGCTCGACTACCTGAAAAGCCTCGGCATCGACGTGGTGTGGCTCAACCCGATCTACAGCTCGCCGAACGACGACAACGGCTACGACATCAGCGACTACCGCAACATCATGGCAGAGTTCGGCACCCTGCAGGACTTCGACCAGTTGCTGGAAGGGCTGCACGCGCGCGACATCCGGCTGGTGATGGACATGGTCGTCAACCACAGCAGCGACGAGCACGCGTGGTTCCAGCAATCGCGCCGTTCGCGCGACAATCCCTACCGCAACTACTACCATTGGTGGAACGCCGAGCGGGGCACGCCCACGCCGCGCTACAGCTTCTTCGACGTGAACAACGACGCCTGGCAGTACGACTCGCTCACCAATGCCTACTACCTGCATTATTTCTCGCGCAAACAGCCGGACCTGAACTGGGAAAACCCGAAGGTGCGGGAAGAGGTGCACGACATCATGCGCTTCTGGCTGGACAAAGGCGTCGACGGGCTGCGGCTCGATGCCTTTCAGTACGTCGCCAAAGACACCACTTTCCCCGCGTTTCCGGCGGGGTACGAGAAGCAGATCATCCGGTACTACGGCATGGGGCCGCACCTGCACGACTACATCCGGGAGATGAACGAAGAGGTATTCAGTCAGTACGACATCATGACCGTGGCCGAAGGGGCAGGCAGTACGTTTGAGGACGCCATGTCGCTGGTCGATCCGGAGCGTCACGAACTGGACATGGTCTATCACTTCGAGGGGGTGGACCTGGGCAATACGCTGGCGGGTTACACGCTGAAGGACTTCAAACGGGTCTACACGAAGTGGGACAGCGCCTTCGCCGAAAAGGGATGGCTGGCCATCTTTCTGGGCAACCACGACGTGCCGCGTATGGTGAGCAAGTTCGGCAACGACCGTCCCGAATTCCGGGCGGCTTCGTCCAAGATGCTGACCACCTTCATCCTGAGCATGCGTGGCACGCCCTACTACTATAACGGCGACGAGCTCGGTATGACCAACGCCGACTTCAACACGATTTCCCAGTACCGCGACATCGCCGCCCGCAACGGCTACCGGGCGGTGCAGCAGAACGGCGGCGATCTGGACCTGTACCTGCGGGAGTTGCGCGCCCTGTCGCGCGACCACGCACGGACGCCCTTCCAGTGGGACACGACGGCCCATGCGGGTTTTACCACGGGAACGCCCTGGATTGCTGTGAACGACAATTACCTGACCGTCAATGTGGCGGTGGAGGAGAAGGACCCCCGGTCGGTGCTGAACTACTTCCGCCGGATGATCGACCTGCGGAAGCAGTACCCGGACGTGTTGGTCTACGGACGCTACACGCTGCTGGACGAGGATAATCCACAGGTATATACCTACCTGCGCGAAGGAGGCGGACGGCGCATGCTGGTCGCGCTGAACTTTTCGGAGACGACCGCCCGGACGGCGGTGGCGGTGGAGACCGAAGGCGCAACGCTTCTGCTGTCAAACGAGGCCACCACGTCTCCCCAACTCACCACGAACGGACCCCTCACGCTCCAGCCCTACGAGGCCGTCATCTACCAACTACCCTGA
- a CDS encoding glycogen debranching protein has product MKRLCFLGGLLLLQCTAPSDPATQASRPDRFADVPSLTGRPAYLRSPFLTAGDRVYLVGHQDGQFPDLGWHVTGEMGGLWDHPIKLLDGFVAELTAEGRTVCLTEADTFRNYPFANAHLYRIPEMGLRVERMQFVPDGKEALVVDYTFTNERDTAQAYTFRWTGVSDLRPVWLGERTGMVDSTDRATWDEAGQRWVVQDAGNPWYVVFGSETDPSAHASGEASCAYQPAGRGVSASLRYNLHLPPRATVHVMFTVAGSYRSRQAALATYEDVQTNAAALLEAKRTRYARLAQQSELSIPDKEIQQAFAWLKYSTDWLVREVPEQGRGLSAGLPDYPWWFGVDNAYALKGVLAIGQTDLVYRTIALIHQLSDSANGNGRIVHEVSTNGAVFNPGNVNETPQFASLIWTVYEWTGDRAFLERYYPTVKEGLDWLMTENDRDGNLLPDGFGMMEIHGLNSEMVDVAAYTQRAFADAAAMAQELGEDSLARRYADLAAQLRRKINDDFWVPAFRSYADFIGTTEQARHLIDDALIRADTLHKPWAVDELQATRRALASYPAQQKQGFVLHHNWVVNTPMEMGIADTAKALAALETGHRFVNPYGVFVTGIDRDETAGEDESSFAQHQKVFTYTGAVMTLPTGVQAIAENNYGRPDQALDYLRRMTRSFSFALPGSLYEVSPDFGMMAQAWTIYSFAVPLVQQFFGIRPRAYAQTIRLQPQMPSAWNEARLANVKVGDNALDMQYYRTGGEIELQLHQRQADWSLEVAFPAGKFARWEQDGKVVTPRREGNFDVWVAEGRDVGLRLTE; this is encoded by the coding sequence ATGAAACGACTTTGCTTCCTCGGCGGGCTGCTTTTGTTGCAATGCACGGCACCATCCGACCCCGCCACGCAGGCGTCACGCCCCGACCGCTTTGCCGACGTGCCTTCGCTCACGGGCCGACCCGCCTACCTGCGCTCGCCATTCCTGACGGCGGGCGACCGCGTCTACCTGGTCGGGCATCAGGACGGGCAGTTCCCGGACCTGGGCTGGCACGTCACCGGCGAGATGGGCGGCCTCTGGGATCATCCCATCAAACTACTGGACGGCTTCGTGGCGGAGCTCACGGCCGAGGGGCGGACGGTATGCCTCACGGAAGCGGACACCTTTCGGAATTATCCTTTTGCCAATGCGCACCTGTACCGAATCCCGGAGATGGGCCTGCGGGTCGAGCGGATGCAGTTTGTGCCCGATGGCAAAGAGGCTCTGGTGGTAGACTACACCTTTACGAACGAACGCGATACCGCGCAGGCATACACGTTCCGATGGACCGGCGTTTCCGACCTGCGCCCGGTCTGGCTGGGCGAACGCACCGGCATGGTGGATAGCACCGACCGGGCCACGTGGGACGAAGCGGGGCAGCGCTGGGTGGTGCAGGACGCCGGCAATCCTTGGTACGTGGTGTTTGGGTCGGAGACAGACCCGTCGGCCCATGCTTCGGGAGAGGCGAGTTGCGCGTACCAGCCGGCGGGCCGGGGCGTTAGCGCTTCTCTGCGTTACAATCTGCACTTGCCGCCCCGGGCTACGGTACACGTAATGTTTACCGTAGCCGGTTCGTACCGATCCCGCCAGGCGGCACTAGCGACCTACGAAGACGTGCAGACCAACGCCGCGGCGTTGTTAGAAGCGAAGCGAACGCGGTACGCACGGCTGGCGCAGCAGTCGGAGTTGTCCATCCCGGACAAAGAAATCCAACAGGCATTCGCGTGGCTGAAGTACAGCACCGACTGGCTGGTCCGCGAGGTGCCCGAACAGGGGCGCGGGCTTTCGGCCGGCCTTCCCGACTATCCGTGGTGGTTTGGGGTCGACAACGCTTACGCCCTGAAAGGCGTGCTGGCCATCGGGCAGACCGACCTGGTGTACCGCACCATCGCCCTGATTCACCAGCTTTCCGACTCGGCGAACGGCAACGGCCGCATCGTCCACGAAGTTTCGACCAACGGGGCGGTGTTCAACCCCGGCAACGTGAACGAGACGCCGCAGTTCGCTTCGCTGATCTGGACGGTCTACGAATGGACAGGCGACCGGGCGTTTCTGGAACGCTACTATCCGACCGTGAAGGAAGGGCTGGACTGGCTGATGACCGAAAACGACCGGGACGGGAACCTCTTGCCCGACGGGTTCGGGATGATGGAGATTCACGGCCTCAACAGCGAGATGGTCGACGTGGCCGCCTACACCCAACGCGCCTTTGCCGATGCCGCCGCGATGGCGCAAGAACTGGGCGAGGATTCGCTGGCGAGGCGCTACGCCGACCTCGCCGCGCAACTGCGCCGGAAGATCAACGACGATTTCTGGGTGCCCGCCTTTCGCTCGTACGCCGACTTTATCGGCACCACCGAACAGGCCCGTCACCTCATCGACGATGCGCTGATCCGTGCCGATACGCTCCACAAACCCTGGGCGGTCGACGAGCTGCAAGCCACCCGACGCGCCCTGGCGTCCTATCCGGCGCAGCAGAAACAGGGCTTTGTCCTGCACCACAACTGGGTTGTGAACACCCCGATGGAAATGGGCATCGCCGACACCGCCAAGGCGCTTGCCGCGCTGGAGACGGGCCACCGGTTCGTGAATCCGTACGGCGTGTTTGTAACGGGCATTGACCGGGACGAGACGGCCGGCGAGGACGAAAGTTCGTTCGCACAACACCAGAAAGTCTTTACCTACACCGGCGCGGTGATGACGCTGCCGACCGGTGTGCAGGCCATTGCCGAGAACAACTACGGACGGCCCGACCAGGCGCTTGACTACCTTCGCCGCATGACGCGCTCGTTCAGCTTCGCGCTGCCTGGCTCTCTGTACGAAGTGTCGCCCGACTTCGGGATGATGGCGCAGGCCTGGACGATCTACAGCTTCGCTGTGCCGCTGGTGCAGCAGTTTTTCGGCATCCGGCCGCGTGCCTATGCGCAGACGATCCGCCTCCAGCCGCAAATGCCGTCGGCGTGGAACGAGGCCCGGTTGGCAAACGTGAAGGTGGGAGACAATGCCCTGGACATGCAGTATTACCGTACCGGCGGCGAGATCGAATTACAGCTACACCAGCGGCAGGCCGACTGGTCGTTGGAGGTCGCCTTTCCGGCAGGAAAATTCGCCCGATGGGAACAAGATGGGAAGGTCGTCACGCCGCGGCGGGAGGGAAATTTCGACGTGTGGGTAGCGGAAGGGAGGGACGTGGGCCTGCGGCTGACGGAGTAA
- a CDS encoding RNA 2'-phosphotransferase yields MNSLSAAEEKRLSKFMSLVLRHQPETIGLTLDASGWADVDDLIRRANRKGVALTHDMLRYIVTHNDKQRFRLDETGQRIRASQGHSVPVELGYAPATPPEFLYHGTVAKFMNAIQAEGLQRGSRHHVHLSADRTTAEHVGARRGQPVILTIRAGAMAREGYAFYRSDNGVWLTDEVPAAFIASLQEK; encoded by the coding sequence ATGAACTCCTTATCGGCGGCCGAAGAGAAACGGCTGAGTAAATTCATGAGCCTGGTGTTGCGCCACCAACCCGAAACGATCGGCCTGACGCTCGACGCTTCCGGTTGGGCCGACGTAGACGACCTGATCAGGCGCGCTAACCGAAAGGGCGTGGCCCTCACCCACGACATGCTGCGGTATATCGTAACCCACAACGACAAGCAACGCTTCCGGCTGGACGAAACCGGGCAGCGCATCCGCGCCAGCCAGGGCCATTCCGTACCGGTGGAATTGGGCTACGCCCCCGCCACGCCGCCCGAGTTTCTTTATCACGGTACCGTTGCGAAGTTTATGAATGCCATCCAAGCCGAAGGATTGCAACGGGGCAGTCGCCACCACGTGCACCTCAGCGCCGACCGCACCACCGCCGAGCACGTGGGCGCGCGGCGTGGGCAGCCGGTCATCCTGACGATTCGGGCGGGGGCTATGGCCCGCGAAGGGTATGCGTTTTATCGGTCGGACAACGGCGTCTGGCTGACCGACGAGGTGCCTGCTGCGTTCATTGCGTCTTTGCAGGAGAAGTAG
- a CDS encoding glycoside hydrolase family 32 protein, producing the protein MSKLSSFVCASVGLCVLMAGCQTSSQENATATAGPSTASGQDTLEQHRPLYHFTPPEQWMNDPNGMVFYDGEYHLFYQHYPDSNVWGPMHWGHAVSRNLVTWEHLPIALYPDSIGMIFSGSSVADVDNTSGFGSADNPPLVAMFTYHNAEGERARRNDYQTQGIAYSLDKGRTWEKYANNPVVNNPGLRDFRDPNLFWHEPTQRWVLILAAGDRVRLYNSPDLKAWTFLSEFGEKNGDHGGVWECPDLFPMMVNGQQKWVMLLSINPGGPNGGSATQYFVGNFDGKKFTTDYPNDTLWIDYGPDDYAGVTWSNVPESDGRRLFIGWMSNWDYAKEVPTYAWRSAMTVARTLSLVQTDAGVRLASRPVQELEQLRNGSYTLSAATVRDSLDLSHQANLQSPAMEFKLSFDLPKTTASDFGVRLFNDLGEEVRIGYEPQAKQWYIDRSRSGKTDFKEGFVRRITAPRLAESDTLTMHLYVDVASVELFADDGTTVMTSIFFPNEDFTHAALFTERDSLHFNGGEAFSLTQKPL; encoded by the coding sequence ATGAGCAAACTTTCTTCTTTCGTCTGCGCCTCGGTAGGGCTGTGCGTCCTGATGGCGGGCTGCCAGACTTCCTCGCAGGAGAACGCCACCGCAACGGCGGGGCCGTCCACCGCCTCCGGGCAGGACACCCTGGAGCAGCACCGCCCACTGTACCACTTTACGCCGCCCGAACAGTGGATGAACGACCCCAACGGCATGGTCTTTTACGACGGCGAATACCACCTGTTTTACCAGCACTACCCCGACAGCAACGTGTGGGGCCCGATGCACTGGGGCCACGCCGTGAGTCGCAATCTGGTCACCTGGGAGCACCTGCCCATTGCGCTTTATCCGGACAGCATCGGGATGATTTTCTCGGGAAGTTCGGTGGCCGATGTCGACAACACTTCCGGGTTCGGTTCGGCCGACAACCCGCCGCTGGTGGCCATGTTCACGTACCACAACGCCGAAGGTGAGCGGGCCCGGCGCAACGATTACCAGACGCAGGGCATTGCCTACAGCCTCGACAAAGGCCGGACGTGGGAGAAGTACGCCAACAATCCGGTGGTGAACAACCCGGGCCTGCGCGACTTTCGCGACCCCAACCTGTTCTGGCACGAGCCGACACAACGCTGGGTGTTGATTCTGGCGGCGGGCGACCGCGTACGGCTCTACAACTCGCCCGACCTGAAAGCGTGGACGTTCCTGAGTGAGTTCGGCGAAAAAAACGGCGACCACGGCGGCGTGTGGGAATGCCCCGACCTGTTTCCGATGATGGTAAACGGACAGCAGAAGTGGGTGATGTTGCTGAGCATCAACCCGGGCGGCCCCAACGGCGGCTCGGCCACGCAGTACTTCGTGGGCAACTTCGACGGAAAGAAATTTACGACCGATTATCCGAACGATACGCTCTGGATCGACTACGGCCCCGACGATTACGCGGGCGTAACGTGGTCGAACGTGCCGGAAAGCGACGGGCGTCGGCTGTTCATCGGGTGGATGAGCAACTGGGATTACGCAAAAGAAGTCCCCACGTACGCCTGGCGCAGTGCCATGACCGTGGCCCGCACGCTGAGCCTGGTGCAGACCGACGCGGGCGTGCGGCTGGCGTCGCGTCCCGTGCAGGAACTGGAACAACTGCGCAACGGCTCCTACACGCTTTCGGCCGCGACCGTGCGCGATTCGCTCGACCTGTCGCATCAGGCCAACCTCCAGTCGCCCGCGATGGAATTCAAGTTGTCGTTCGATTTGCCGAAGACCACCGCCTCCGACTTTGGCGTGCGGCTGTTCAACGACTTGGGCGAAGAAGTCCGCATCGGGTACGAGCCCCAGGCAAAGCAGTGGTATATCGACCGGTCGCGCTCCGGCAAAACCGACTTTAAAGAAGGGTTTGTCCGGCGCATCACGGCGCCCCGCCTTGCCGAGAGCGATACGCTGACGATGCACCTGTACGTCGATGTCGCTTCGGTCGAACTGTTTGCCGACGACGGCACCACCGTGATGACCAGCATCTTCTTCCCGAACGAAGACTTTACGCACGCCGCCCTGTTCACGGAACGCGACTCGCTGCATTTCAACGGGGGAGAGGCCTTCAGCCTGACACAAAAGCCGCTGTGA
- a CDS encoding MGH1-like glycoside hydrolase domain-containing protein: protein MSCQTQSPPRQPQGPLWQSDVFSVFPDRVVQGPYVARVLSPTELSSNYQSPANAFVSPQIQFKFSLNGKDNEMKPGQDHQFHCVSQNGVCQPPLIRFGEQYVDTSDIPPGTYLRPNTELHLRLDLRHVLRSFEEKGFFETYDGEKLYKEDFKGVFVAGSTAPLVWDFDNLTAFPELELHDPDGDGIYDVTLTMNAPQDQKTTASHWSLSKDISAFPRYYGNYPLVEALYNLSLEEMLTDIEADGTFRTGAEWAGVWTRDISYSILLSMALLQPKVARTSLMRKVKEGRIIQDTGTGGAYPVSTDRIVWAVAAWEIYVVTGDEDWLREAYPIIRKSIDEDVRNAYDPATGLVRGESSFLDWREQTYPAWMQPADIYESLNLGTNAVHYRANLILAEMATRLGNTAEAEHYRQVAGKIREGLDRYLWQEERGYYGQFLYGRHYKLLSPRAEALGEALCVLFEVADADRQQTLVARTPVTNFGIPCIYPQIPHIPPYHNNGIWPFVQAYWSLAAAKAGNETALTQSLNAIYRPAALFLTNKENFVASTGDFAGTQINSSRMLWSLSGNLSMVYRIFFGMHFESERLVLAPFVPERFAGTHTLENFAYRNAVLTLTVEGYGNRIEAITLDEEALEQPVLPATLEGKHTVKIVLSNQSVGGEVHHVPDRDSPAAPVVELKNGELHWDAQPGVTEYWVLKNGQEVARTEKPFFALPEETDVAEYQVLAVDGEGVASFGSEPVVLPRHVQRYEAEQAAVPASHPYKGFSGSGFVEISQQTHTDLVFEVTVPEDGRYALDFRYANGNGPINTDNRCAIRTLRNGDDFLGTVVLPQRGADEWSEWGFTNAIPAELPKGTHQLHLRFEPHNANMHGEVNQAMIDFLRVTRLP, encoded by the coding sequence GTGAGCTGTCAGACACAATCGCCTCCCCGTCAACCCCAGGGTCCGCTGTGGCAGTCGGACGTATTTTCGGTGTTTCCCGATCGCGTGGTGCAGGGGCCGTACGTGGCCCGCGTCCTGTCGCCGACCGAGTTAAGTTCGAACTACCAAAGCCCGGCCAACGCGTTTGTTTCGCCGCAGATTCAGTTCAAGTTCAGCCTCAACGGCAAGGACAACGAAATGAAACCGGGGCAGGATCACCAATTCCACTGCGTAAGTCAGAATGGGGTGTGCCAGCCGCCGCTGATTCGCTTCGGCGAACAGTACGTGGATACGTCGGACATTCCGCCCGGTACGTACCTGCGGCCCAACACCGAGTTGCACTTGCGGCTGGACCTGCGCCACGTGTTGCGGTCGTTTGAGGAAAAAGGTTTTTTCGAAACCTATGACGGCGAGAAGCTTTATAAGGAAGATTTCAAAGGCGTTTTTGTGGCCGGGAGTACCGCGCCGCTCGTGTGGGATTTCGATAACCTGACGGCATTTCCCGAACTGGAACTGCACGATCCGGACGGTGACGGCATCTACGACGTAACGCTCACGATGAACGCGCCACAGGACCAGAAAACCACGGCTTCGCACTGGAGCCTCTCCAAAGACATTTCTGCCTTTCCGCGTTACTACGGCAACTATCCGCTGGTGGAGGCGCTCTACAACCTGTCGCTGGAAGAAATGCTGACCGACATCGAAGCCGACGGCACGTTCCGAACCGGGGCAGAGTGGGCGGGCGTCTGGACGCGCGACATCAGCTACAGCATTCTGCTGTCGATGGCCCTACTGCAACCGAAAGTCGCCAGGACCAGCCTGATGCGGAAAGTGAAGGAGGGACGCATCATTCAGGACACCGGCACCGGGGGCGCGTATCCCGTCTCGACCGACCGCATCGTGTGGGCCGTCGCGGCCTGGGAAATTTACGTAGTGACGGGCGACGAGGACTGGCTGCGGGAAGCCTATCCCATCATCCGCAAGTCCATCGACGAGGATGTACGCAACGCCTACGATCCGGCGACGGGGCTGGTGCGCGGCGAATCGTCGTTCCTCGACTGGCGGGAACAGACGTACCCGGCCTGGATGCAGCCCGCCGACATCTACGAGTCGCTCAACCTGGGCACCAACGCCGTGCATTACCGCGCGAACCTGATTCTGGCCGAGATGGCGACCCGACTGGGTAATACGGCCGAGGCGGAACACTACCGTCAGGTGGCAGGAAAAATCCGGGAGGGGCTGGACCGGTACCTGTGGCAGGAGGAGCGGGGGTATTACGGGCAATTCCTGTACGGTCGCCACTACAAACTTCTTTCGCCCCGTGCGGAGGCATTGGGCGAGGCGCTGTGCGTACTGTTCGAGGTGGCCGATGCGGACCGGCAACAGACCCTCGTGGCCCGGACGCCGGTGACCAACTTCGGCATTCCCTGCATCTATCCGCAGATTCCTCATATCCCGCCCTACCACAACAACGGCATCTGGCCCTTCGTGCAGGCCTACTGGTCGCTGGCCGCCGCAAAAGCGGGCAACGAAACAGCCCTGACGCAGAGCCTGAACGCGATTTACCGGCCGGCGGCCTTATTCCTGACCAATAAAGAGAACTTCGTAGCCAGTACGGGCGATTTTGCCGGGACGCAGATCAATTCCAGTCGGATGTTGTGGAGTTTGTCGGGGAACCTGAGCATGGTGTACCGCATTTTCTTCGGCATGCATTTCGAGTCCGAACGGTTGGTCTTGGCACCCTTTGTCCCCGAACGTTTCGCCGGGACGCACACGCTGGAAAATTTCGCCTACCGGAATGCCGTCCTCACCCTCACGGTTGAAGGCTACGGCAATCGGATCGAAGCGATTACGCTGGACGAAGAGGCCCTGGAACAGCCGGTGCTGCCCGCGACGCTGGAAGGCAAACACACGGTGAAGATCGTGCTGTCGAACCAGTCGGTAGGAGGGGAGGTTCACCACGTACCTGACCGCGATTCGCCCGCGGCGCCGGTGGTGGAATTGAAAAATGGGGAACTGCACTGGGACGCACAGCCCGGCGTTACGGAGTATTGGGTACTGAAAAACGGACAGGAAGTAGCGCGCACCGAAAAGCCCTTTTTCGCCCTTCCTGAGGAGACCGACGTTGCCGAGTACCAGGTGCTGGCGGTGGATGGCGAGGGCGTGGCGTCGTTTGGCAGCGAGCCGGTAGTCCTGCCCCGGCACGTGCAGCGCTACGAAGCCGAACAGGCCGCCGTACCCGCGTCGCATCCTTACAAAGGCTTCTCGGGCAGTGGATTCGTCGAGATCAGTCAGCAGACCCATACAGATCTGGTTTTTGAAGTCACTGTTCCTGAGGACGGACGGTACGCGCTGGATTTTCGCTACGCGAACGGCAACGGCCCCATCAACACCGACAACCGCTGCGCGATCCGCACCTTGCGCAACGGGGACGATTTTCTGGGCACCGTCGTGCTGCCCCAGCGGGGGGCGGACGAGTGGTCGGAGTGGGGGTTTACGAATGCCATTCCGGCCGAACTGCCCAAAGGCACGCATCAGCTACACCTCCGATTCGAGCCACACAACGCCAACATGCATGGCGAGGTGAACCAGGCCATGATCGATTTCCTGCGTGTAACGCGGCTGCCCTGA
- a CDS encoding RagB/SusD family nutrient uptake outer membrane protein, with the protein MKLKTISLFSAALLILAACSEDFLEYEPKGVLSSENVAVPENIEGLVTAAYAGIANDEMIGPITSSWVYGSVRSDDAYKAGGGISDVIDINYLEQYNLVQPQTGDNWMGPLTFSNHYKAISRTNFALKALQETEDFDLKATRTGELRFLRGHSYFMLKQLFKYIPYIDETKSPEEILQTSNREYTNDELWNKIADDFQFAIDNLPATQPEVGRANQLAAKAYLAKVRLYQAYEQNESHQVVNINAARLEEVVSLTSDVIDAGRYSLQGDFAENFLDGYDNGTESVFAAQFSIADGTTTGRVSFVTGLNSPHGAPEYGCCGFHYASQNMVNAFKTSEAGLPMFDTFNDEDMLAPSDFLANGVDPRLDHTVGVPGHPYKYNPEFVYSESWARDPGVYGFFGNMKEQQLPDCACYLKQGPFIGTSKNIDFIRYADVLLMKAEALIELGRHAEALPLINQVRERAKASTERLQKADGSNPSNYRIETYVPGSNIDWTQENARKALQWERRLEFAMESPRFFDLVRWGIAEPTLNAYLAEEKTKRDYLSNAHFTAGRDEYLPIPQREIDFTKGRYEQNPGY; encoded by the coding sequence ATGAAACTCAAGACTATTTCCCTCTTTAGCGCCGCGTTGCTGATCCTGGCGGCCTGTAGTGAAGATTTCCTCGAGTACGAACCGAAGGGCGTGCTCTCTTCCGAAAATGTGGCCGTGCCCGAAAACATCGAGGGCCTGGTGACGGCCGCCTACGCGGGTATCGCCAACGACGAAATGATCGGCCCGATTACCAGCAGCTGGGTGTACGGCAGCGTGCGCTCCGACGACGCCTACAAAGCGGGCGGCGGGATTTCCGACGTGATCGACATCAACTACCTGGAGCAGTACAACTTGGTGCAGCCCCAGACGGGCGACAACTGGATGGGGCCGCTGACCTTCTCGAACCACTACAAGGCCATCTCCCGCACCAACTTCGCGCTGAAGGCCCTGCAGGAAACCGAGGACTTTGACCTGAAAGCCACCCGCACCGGCGAACTGCGCTTCCTGCGCGGGCACTCGTACTTCATGCTGAAGCAGCTCTTCAAGTACATTCCGTACATCGACGAGACCAAGTCGCCGGAAGAGATTCTGCAGACCTCGAACCGGGAGTACACAAACGACGAACTGTGGAACAAGATTGCGGACGATTTTCAGTTTGCCATCGACAACCTGCCCGCCACCCAGCCGGAAGTAGGCCGCGCCAACCAACTGGCCGCCAAGGCGTACCTGGCGAAGGTGCGGCTCTACCAAGCCTACGAACAGAACGAGAGCCACCAGGTCGTCAACATCAACGCGGCGCGGCTCGAAGAAGTCGTGTCACTGACCAGCGACGTCATCGACGCGGGGCGCTACAGCCTGCAGGGCGATTTTGCCGAAAACTTCCTGGACGGATACGACAACGGAACCGAGTCGGTCTTTGCTGCGCAGTTCTCCATTGCCGACGGGACCACCACCGGGCGCGTCTCGTTCGTGACGGGCCTTAACTCGCCGCACGGCGCGCCGGAATACGGGTGCTGTGGCTTCCACTACGCCAGCCAGAACATGGTGAACGCCTTCAAAACCAGTGAAGCCGGCCTGCCGATGTTTGACACGTTTAACGACGAGGACATGCTGGCCCCGAGCGACTTCCTGGCCAACGGCGTCGATCCGCGGCTCGACCACACGGTCGGCGTGCCGGGCCATCCGTACAAATACAACCCTGAGTTTGTCTACAGCGAAAGCTGGGCGCGCGACCCGGGTGTTTACGGGTTCTTCGGCAACATGAAAGAACAGCAGCTGCCCGACTGTGCGTGCTACCTGAAACAGGGGCCGTTCATCGGGACGTCTAAAAACATCGACTTTATTCGCTACGCCGATGTGCTGCTGATGAAGGCCGAGGCGCTCATCGAGCTGGGGCGGCACGCCGAAGCGCTGCCGCTGATCAACCAGGTGCGGGAACGGGCCAAAGCCAGTACCGAACGCCTGCAAAAGGCCGACGGCAGCAATCCGTCGAACTACCGGATCGAAACGTACGTGCCGGGCAGCAACATCGACTGGACGCAGGAAAACGCCCGCAAAGCCTTGCAGTGGGAGCGTCGGCTGGAATTTGCGATGGAGAGTCCGCGTTTCTTCGACCTGGTGCGCTGGGGCATTGCAGAGCCGACCCTGAATGCCTACCTGGCCGAAGAGAAAACGAAGCGCGATTACCTGAGCAACGCGCACTTCACGGCGGGACGCGACGAGTACCTGCCCATTCCGCAGCGCGAAATCGACTTCACCAAAGGGCGCTACGAACAGAATCCCGGTTACTAA